GGTAATTCCGGTAATTAAGGCTTTTTTCATTTTAGATCCATTTTAAATTTTAATCACGAAAGCACGAAGGTACGAAAACACGAAAAAGTTAAATATCACCACAGAGCTCACGGAGAACACAGAGAAAAACGCCTCACGCAAAGGCGCTAAGACGCTAAGAAAAAACCATTGAACCTTGAACCTAATTAACTGCAATATAGTGCTTAATGGCATTAAATGTGCCTGAGCCGACCCCCTGCACTTTCCTGATATCCTCGATTTTTTCAAACAGGCCGTGCATATTTCTGTATTCCACAATCTTCACAGCCAATACAGGTCCTACATGAGGGAGAGCTACCAGATCTGTAAGGCTTGCCTTGTTGATGTTAACAGTTCCCTCCAAGCCCTTTTTCATGATATTTTCAATAAATTTGTCATAATGATTTTTAAGATGCTTTTCAGCAATCTCCTTGTTTGCCTGATCAAGCCATGTCCCCCTGTATAGGGTTCCGAATACA
This DNA window, taken from Anaerolineae bacterium, encodes the following:
- a CDS encoding helix-hairpin-helix domain-containing protein encodes the protein MKRNHRILLFSFFILFLFGESSAVCQGWTDLRIRLLPDSSFAVVEAKAGEKIRHCPHHDSNNKIDEEQLIYVFGTLYRGTWLDQANKEIAEKHLKNHYDKFIENIMKKGLEGTVNINKASLTDLVALPHVGPVLAVKIVEYRNMHGLFEKIEDIRKVQGVGSGTFNAIKHYIAVN